The region GCCAAACCCTCGTGTTAAATCATCTAAGATAGCGAAAAGGAACAAGTGGAGACCCGAAGAGGTCAAGAAGATGATTAAAGTGCGTGGGGAGCTTCATAATCGATTCCAAGTTCTTAAAGGACGGATGGCTCTCTGGGAAGAGATATCGGCAAATTTGTTGGCAGATGGAATCAGTAGAAGTCCTGGACAATGTAAATCTCTTTGGACATCCCTTGTTCAGAAATATGAGGTTGGTTTCCTTATTTACACATTATGGTATTGACACATGTAGGAAtacttttctttttgctttCTAGATTTTTCATTTCATCTTTTGTTTTTCTAAAACGTGCACAACTTTTTCAAGAAACTAATAGCTAATAGccttgaataaaaataaattatctaaaCCAGTTATATGTTTTACACAACCCGCTGTGAGTGCGGGAATGAACCACGAGGGTGCATATTTTGCATAAACCTTCAATCAGTGACTTTTTGTGTGCCCCCACGTCCAACATCCCTTGAACTGTTGATTAAGATAGCATTAGTTTGCTGTTCTGATGTGGTAGTGTTCTGCATGATCATGTATGCTCTTCATTTCATTATTTAACTCTTAGTCGTGAACATGGACCTAAGTTTGAAGGCAGTGAAAAGATCCATacatttatttgaattattttagCCATCCTAGTTGATAAAGCATTGGGGATGATGTATCCTATATTTTTGTGACTAATTTTGACTTACCTTATATCTATTTTGAACAGGAAAGCAAGAGTGATAAACAAAAGCAATCGAGCTGGCCATATTTTGAGGATTTAGACAAAATTTTATCAAGCTTGGAATCAAGTAGTTCCAAATGATCATGGGCTGGATGAAAAGTTTGTGTTGTTGACAGAGGGCTGGATGAAATCATGGGAAATTGGTATCAAGAAGATTCTTTCCAGAATTCATGTAATTTAGAATTTGAAGTTTCAAATACTGGTTACCTATTTAATGTTTAGCCAGACCAATTTTGTAGCCTAGCAATTTTAATGAAAGCTACTgcatgaatataaatataaatataaatttagatgAAGCATTCTCAATTTTCAAGATTAGTGATGAGAGGAACGGAATCACAGCCTCTTGAAAAGAAACTCTAGTCCTAATACGCGCTTGCACTGCACATTAGCATTTCTTCAAccattaaattttcaattcctGATACAAAATATCCATCGTCCACATTAAAGTGTATCATAATATTTTTTGATCGACCAtatactttttttcttttttacactGATTCCTTGTAATTAAATCTAAGACCACTAACAAGTAACTACCATTAAAAGAAACTTGAAACAAGGgactaatatatttttattcatgtCATGGCCGAATTATTTAGGGAGTCGACATTTGGCTCCACCTTAACTCATTCAAAAACCTCTTTTTCATAATGAAGAAATACACTATCTCCTTTTTCCCTTGTCTTGGTTGATCACAAAATTATCGATTTATTTTGTATGAAAATGACAAGACACAAGAATGCAAGAGAAGTCAATTTTTTGGAAGATATCAGCGGTCCATTCTACGTCCACAACGGTGATGTACCTGGTTTAATCCTTGTTTCCGATCTTTTGATCGGTTCAAATTACAAGAGCTGGAGGCGTTGTATGCTCACCGCTCTCACCGCCAAGAAGAAAGTTGGATTCATCGATGGATCCACCCCAAAACCAGATGTGCTTGATCCTACTTACAACTATTGGATGCGATGCAATAGCATTGTGGTTTCCTGGCTTCGGAATTCGGTCGATCCAGATATACGATCAACTTTGCTATATTTGGAATCTGCCGCTCAAATATGGAAGGATCTCCATCAACGTTTTTCGCCAGGTAATGCAGCAGCTCGCATTTACCAATTAAAGCAACAACTCGCGTGTTTAAAGCAAGGATCGATGGATATTCGTTCATACTACGCCAAATTTCAATTATGTTGGGACGAATTGCAGGATTTTCAGCCCATGAGGGAATGCAAATGTGCAAGTGCAAAATTTTGGTCGGATTTTGAGCAACAAGAGTGTGTCGTGCAGTTTCTGATGGGGGTGAAGGAATCCTATTCGGAGCTACGCTCTCAAGTCATCTCTCAGGATCCTCTCCCACCCCTTTCTAATGTTTTGTCCTTGCTGCTACAAGAGGAACGCCAACGTTCCATTATGGAAAAGGGGCAGAGCAGTAGTAGTAgagtgaaaatgatggaaaagaAGTGTTACAAATTTGTGGTGCGGAACTACTCTGCCTACGAGGGCATTGGGATGGGGAACTGGATTCAGAGCCGAGCATTCGTGGTGGGAGGCCACAAATTTAG is a window of Salvia miltiorrhiza cultivar Shanhuang (shh) unplaced genomic scaffold, IMPLAD_Smil_shh original_scaffold_217, whole genome shotgun sequence DNA encoding:
- the LOC131003474 gene encoding BTB/POZ and MATH domain-containing protein 4-like isoform X1, with the protein product MKMTRHKNAREVNFLEDISGPFYVHNGDVPGLILVSDLLIGSNYKSWRRCMLTALTAKKKVGFIDGSTPKPDVLDPTYNYWMRCNSIVVSWLRNSVDPDIRSTLLYLESAAQIWKDLHQRFSPGNAAARIYQLKQQLACLKQGSMDIRSYYAKFQLCWDELQDFQPMRECKCASAKFWSDFEQQECVVQFLMGVKESYSELRSQVISQDPLPPLSNVLSLLLQEERQRSIMEKGQSSSSRVKMMEKKCYKFVVRNYSAYEGIGMGNWIQSRAFVVGGHKFRLHLYPQGKDLASHYGGLASLLIKNESATSVQLVAALEVLDRQGSGVHAGYSFFDDRIVYKHVVTIEAGKRYGEIDFHIESGGYVRQDSIIIRATLGVFVDHPSKPLERCVVFQVGDRRYYADEAVITMRCPALLSVSQSQSQSDHIVISDVKTNVFEAVLWFIYNQVIHKRDIEAIASSNLFALKILAAADRFQLNGLRRQCESYVCYGQVVELYYLYEPVFKELWSYGCKLWAKMKEVMSQEMNEA
- the LOC131003474 gene encoding uncharacterized protein LOC131003474 isoform X3, with translation MKMTRHKNAREVNFLEDISGPFYVHNGDVPGLILVSDLLIGSNYKSWRRCMLTALTAKKKVGFIDGSTPKPDVLDPTYNYWMRCNSIVVSWLRNSVDPDIRSTLLYLESAAQIWKDLHQRFSPGNAAARIYQLKQQLACLKQGSMDIRSYYAKFQLCWDELQDFQPMRECKCASAKFWSDFEQQECVVQFLMGVKESYSELRSQVISQDPLPPLSNVLSLLLQEERQRSIMEKGQSSSSRVKMMEKKCYKFVVRNYSAYEGIGMGNWIQSRAFVVGGHKFRLHLYPQGKDLASHYGGLASLLIKNESATSVQLVAALEVLDRQGSGVHAGYSFFDDRIVYKHVVTIEAGKSFPSGRSTLLCR